In Sandaracinaceae bacterium, the following are encoded in one genomic region:
- a CDS encoding pectin acetylesterase-family hydrolase, which produces MRTSVGLVFLLVVACDGGAPEADASIDAAPVTDATPAPDASPADAGLAAPLDEALDCRRAGSAGGLPGGTHLTRVDVDLDRYPDALCNDGTGGVFFVRRATRAEDADRWIVQLLGGGTCQDGQSCANRFCASGSAIGALKMSSREAPTRGTTGEGISSMRADNPFATWNHVVIWYCSSDAWSGTARDVALEADHPERPGEPVRYRLHFLGSEIFDAVVDTLRAAPFSYRDASGDDVVMPDLDEARTVLLAGASAGSGGVRNQIDRFAEALRSDNPAVDVRAVLDAVMAPAREALGYADSALCRERDVCTYEAHLRPVWEETRPLRGAVGDESCPAWHAANDPGSEWRCGDLDHVLRHHITTPFFFRQDQADGVVMPNTVDLGYTVPSRGDAPMDARLFAELIAEEAATLTTSAWWSGEAHEGAGVAVIPGAFSPRCGHHETLRTESATYGVRVEQDGTQRAPMGLLAAWLAGDPVRAIAGDPSTFTCP; this is translated from the coding sequence ATGCGAACGAGCGTAGGCCTCGTGTTCCTCCTCGTCGTCGCGTGCGACGGCGGCGCGCCGGAGGCAGATGCCTCGATCGACGCCGCGCCGGTCACCGACGCGACGCCGGCTCCCGACGCATCGCCCGCTGACGCTGGACTCGCCGCGCCCCTCGACGAGGCCCTGGACTGCCGGCGCGCCGGGAGCGCCGGAGGTCTACCCGGTGGGACGCACCTCACCCGCGTGGACGTCGACCTGGATCGCTACCCGGACGCGCTCTGCAACGACGGCACGGGCGGGGTCTTCTTCGTACGGCGCGCGACCCGCGCGGAGGACGCGGACCGCTGGATCGTGCAGCTCCTCGGCGGCGGCACCTGTCAGGACGGCCAGAGCTGCGCGAACCGGTTCTGCGCGAGCGGCAGCGCCATCGGCGCGCTGAAGATGTCCAGCCGCGAGGCGCCTACGCGCGGCACCACCGGGGAGGGCATCTCGAGCATGCGCGCGGACAACCCGTTCGCCACGTGGAACCACGTCGTGATCTGGTACTGCAGCTCCGACGCCTGGTCGGGCACCGCGCGCGACGTGGCGCTCGAGGCCGACCACCCGGAGCGCCCCGGTGAGCCGGTGCGCTACCGCCTGCACTTCCTCGGCTCCGAGATCTTCGACGCCGTCGTCGACACCCTGCGCGCGGCGCCCTTCTCGTACCGCGACGCGTCTGGGGACGACGTGGTCATGCCCGACCTCGACGAAGCGCGGACCGTGTTGCTCGCCGGCGCCTCCGCCGGGAGCGGCGGCGTACGCAACCAGATCGACCGCTTCGCCGAGGCGCTTCGCAGCGACAACCCCGCCGTCGACGTGCGCGCCGTGCTCGACGCGGTGATGGCGCCCGCGCGCGAGGCGCTCGGCTACGCCGACTCGGCCCTGTGCCGGGAGCGCGACGTCTGCACGTACGAGGCGCACCTCCGGCCGGTCTGGGAGGAGACGCGGCCGCTGCGCGGCGCCGTCGGCGACGAGAGCTGCCCGGCGTGGCACGCGGCGAACGATCCCGGCTCGGAGTGGCGATGTGGCGACCTCGACCACGTGCTGCGTCACCACATCACGACGCCTTTCTTCTTCCGACAGGATCAGGCGGACGGAGTGGTCATGCCCAACACCGTCGATCTCGGCTACACGGTGCCGAGCCGCGGAGACGCGCCGATGGACGCGCGCCTCTTCGCCGAGCTGATCGCGGAGGAGGCCGCGACCCTCACCACGAGCGCCTGGTGGTCGGGCGAGGCGCACGAGGGCGCGGGCGTGGCGGTGATCCCTGGCGCCTTCAGCCCGCGCTGCGGCCATCACGAAACGCTGCGGACGGAGAGCGCGACCTACGGCGTGCGCGTCGAGCAGGATGGGACGCAGCGCGCGCCGATGGGGCTGCTCGCGGCCTGGTTGGCCGGTGATCCGGTGCGCGCGATCGCCGGCGATCCGTCGACCTTCACCTGCCCGTGA